A DNA window from Takifugu flavidus isolate HTHZ2018 chromosome 15, ASM371156v2, whole genome shotgun sequence contains the following coding sequences:
- the glula gene encoding glutamate-ammonia ligase (glutamine synthase) a: MATSASATLSKAVKQQYMNLPQGDKVQAMYIWIDGTGEGLRCKTRTLDYEPKSIEDLPEWNFDGSSTYQAEGSNSDMYLIPAAMFRDPFRKDPNKLVLCEVLKYNGKPAETNLRITCKKMMEMVKDQHPWFGMEQEYTILGTDGHPFGWPSNGFPGPQGPYYCGVGADKAYGRDVVEAHYRACLYAGVQICGTNAEVMPAQWEFQVGPCEGISMGDHLWVARFLLHRVCEDFGVVASFDPKPIPGNWNGAGCHTNFSTKEMREDGGLTAIEDSIEKLGKRHSYHIRAYDPKGGLDNARRLTGRHETSNINEFSAGVANRGASIRIPRTVGQEKKGYFEDRRPSANCDPYGVTEALVRTCLLNEEGDEPADY; encoded by the exons ATGGCCACATCTGCCAGCGCCACCCTCAGCAAAGCTGTGAAGCAGCAGTACATGAACCTCCCGCAGGGGGACAAGGTTCAGGCCATGTATATTTGGATCGACGGAACCGGAGAGGGACTGCGCTGCAAAACTAGGACGTTGGATTATGAGCCCAAAAGCATCGAAG ACCTGCCCGAGTGGAACTTCGACGGCTCCAGCACGTACCAGGCCGAGGGTTCCAACAGCGACATGTACCTGATCCCTGCCGCCATGTTCCGCGACCCGTTCCGCAAAGACCCCAACAAGCTGGTTCTGTGTGAGGTGTTGAAGTACAACGGCAAACCCGCAG AAACAAACCTCCGCATCACGTGtaagaagatgatggagatggtGAAGGACCAGCACCCCTGGTTCGGCATGGAGCAGGAGTACACCATCCTGGGCACGGACGGCCACCCCTTCGGCTGGCCCTCCAACGGGTTCCCGGGACCACAGG GACCGTACTACTGCGGCGTCGGCGCCGACAAGGCCTACGGCAGAGACGTGGTGGAGGCTCACTACAGGGCCTGCCTGTACGCTGGAGTCCAGATCTGCGGCACCAACGCGGAAGTGATGCCGGCCCAG TGGGAGTTCCAGGTCGGCCCGTGTGAGGGGATCAGCATGGGCGACCACCTGTGGGTGGCGCGCTTCCTCCTGCACCGCGTGTGTGAAGACTTTGGCGTCGTCGCCTCCTTCGACCCCAAACCGATCCCCGGGAACTGGAACGGCGCCGGCTGCCATACGAACTTCAGCACCAAGGAGATGAGGGAAGACGGCGGCTTGAC GGCCATTGAGGATTCCATCGAAAAGCTCGGGAAGAGGCACAGTTACCACATCCGGGCCTACGATCCCAAGGGGGGCCTGGACAACGCCCGCCGCCTCACCGGCCGCCACGAAACCTCCAACATCAACGAGTTCTCGGCCGGCGTGGCCAACCGCGGCGCCAGCATCCGCATCCCCCGCACGGTGGGCCAGGAGAAGAAGGGTTACTTTGAGGACCGCCGCCCATCCGCCAACTGCGACCCGTACGGCGTGACCGAGGCCCTGGTCCGCACCTGTTTGCTGAACGAAGAGGGGGACGAGCCCGCGGACTATTGA